The Lactuca sativa cultivar Salinas chromosome 2, Lsat_Salinas_v11, whole genome shotgun sequence genome includes the window TTGACATTACAAGGCGTACATACCTGCAAAAAAGAatattatattttgtgttttgttaTTATTAGAAAACACAACATTTACATTAAAATCATACCGAATCTCAGAGTCTTTGCGCTCTCGAGGGGTAATCTGATAAATCACAATAAGATGAGATTGATGCTTTAGGTCATATtatataaatgtaaaaaaataaCAATGTAATAATGAATTTATTACCTCACTCCCATTTAATATGTTTACTTTGGCCAAACGAGCAATCAAAACAAATCTTGCAATCCCACCTCTGCTTGGATCAGTTACTGGATTGTCAGAGCACCTAATATCCTGCATTGCATTTACAAATTTGTTAcaaatttaatatttatagaAAGAATTAGACCAAAATACCACAAGTATGCATTTAATGTTAAGAAATACATTTTCGGTTACAAATTTGTTATGCAGTATTATTCTTGAAGGCAAGTTATGCCATGGTTTTCAGATTTGTGAGtaaaaataaagaatataaaTAAGCTTACCTACCTCTAAGCCAGGAtaagagtttagggcatcaatGGAAGATGTCTCCTGGATTTTATTACCTCCTGGACACGCACCATAAATTGGAATTGTTCAAGTAAGATAATATAAtcccaaaaaaaaatgaaattaattaattaattaccaaTAAGTAGGCAATGCAAATTTTGGAAAGGCTTATCAGGTTCATCTGTAGCTGAGGGGTACCAAATGCGCTCTATGTTATTCTTATTCAACTGAAGTTGCTCCAAACTGAACACAATTAATTTCAAGGAAAGGATTAAGATCTATTTGGGCATACAAGTCTTAtgaaaaattacataaaattttCAACATTTTATCCATCATTTTCATTACACTTGTTCAAAAAAACCATTCAGTTGCTTAAATCGATTCGATAAAATGATGAAAGTACAATTATTATAAATTTATCACTTTTTtttagtaaattacacgaatggtccctatggtttagggtaatttgcacgtttggtccctaacttatttttttaactcagaaggtccctactgtttgtttttgttacatgcttgatccctactatttgtttttgttacgcgcttggtcactgtcttacctaaaaaaactattatttaaatagagaaaaaatgGTGGGATAGGTAAGCTAAGGTGAGAAGGTgcggttgggggtgtgtttatttaaataaattaaaaaattaagggcaaaatagtctttttaggtaagacagggaccaagcacgtaacaaaatcaaacagtagggaccttccgagttaaaaaaaataagttagggaccaaacgtgcaaattaccctaaaaccatagggaccattcgtgtatttTACTCCTTTTTTTTCCAAAACAGATATGACATAACCAGGAAAAATGATTTCTTAGTATAATGGTTTAATAAGTAAGGGACTAGACCAATAAAATGACTGGTGAAAGCAAAGTATTTTATGATTTGCCCCTAAGAAGCAAAGAAGATACCATTTGAGTTGGGAAAGCTTCAGTATTTCACCCCAATCAGCTATATGGTTATCTTCCAAGTTAAGAAGCCGCAGAGAATGAAACCCTTCTACAATATTCGATGATGTAGGCTGCCCAAAACAACATCAACATAAACATGAACATGGTAAAACAACAAACATACAAATGACTTATATGAAGAATCAACAGACCGTTATCTCCCTCAACTTATTTCCCATTAGATGCAGCTCTTCAATCACTTGGAGTGAATCTTTAAGCACTTCAATCTGTAAATGCAAATCAACTAGACTTCATTTCATTGCCATTCACCATTTTAAACTAGTCAATTGGAATTTGGAAGGAAGAAAAAGATCGGTTGCTTGCCTGAGACCAATTTATGGTAgtattatttaaaactaaaatccGAAGACTCTTTAGGTGAGAGATTGCAATTACATCATGTGACATTACATTGTTAGTCAAATTCAGTCCTGTAAGGCCTGGCAACCCACTGCAGATGCCATCAACATCCTGCAATACAAAGTTACAAACATAAACATACTCAACTTTACAGCTTTactttcacaaatgttttcataaaGGGTTAATCTACTTTATGCTTATTTCTGCTTTAGGCATCCTACTTTCACAAACCACAAACACACAAGTCTACTTTATTTCCTTTTTGTCTGAGGGACCATGTTACAGATTCCTGGATTTTAAGTTATAATAGAATCTTCAACAAACACTAATATCAAATCTAGCATTCTTCCTAAACAACATGGGAATATAAATTTGTAAGTAGAAGAGCATACTTGCCAATCAGAAAGCAGATTTCCAGTTAAATCAAGCTCCTTTAGATCTGCAATAATGGACAAAGTTGTAATGCCACAAAACTAGGTGCAACTATCCATAGGAAAATGGTAAAAATACAAGAAAAGTCACAACAAAGATGGAGAAAAGAAGGTCAAGCTTACTTGGTAGAGTGTTCCTGATTTGAAGAGGGTCTCCAGATGAGCTAACCCCTAAATACGATAATGATGCACCAGGCAACTCCTCAAATCGGCCCAGTATGTCTTGAATCTTTTCTTTACCTAACAGCTGAACATTGACTCGTTTGTTGGTTGCAGAAAATACGTACATTTCATCTGTGAATATGAAGAATAATAAACAATCAAGTCATGACACATCGCCTTAAGAGTTGTGAATTGCATACCTTCTTCTTCTTTAGTAGAAGTGGTTCGGTATCGAATTTCTAGGGCCTGCAATAGCGAGACACCGGTGCTCAAATTGTGTGGGCGAGCGAAGGAAGCTGACTTGGGGAACTGAGCAATGAAGTAACGCACACCATTGACTGACCCGTCATGTTTGCCCCCGTCACGATTGTCCCAGTCGATCCCGATCCAGTCGCCGGAATAGCCTTCGACTGGTCCCACGTACTTTACGGTGCCGATTCGCTGCGAGTCTCCAGCCCAATGGACTCGCTGTCCGATTTTGAACTCGCATTGTTGGGTTGGTTTTTCCATGTCtcgtatgttttgtaatttggatGCACAGAATCGATGTTTCTCCCAATGGATTGGGACCGATTTACTGATCGTGCGTCTTTTCAGGTTGCTGATTAGACTACTCTGTATAGGACATAAATCTGGAAAGTAGAAGGTTTGAATTTCAAAAACCAGTTTTCATAACTCATTTGAGATAATGAGATATTAGTAACATAAGTGAGCTGGATTAGCTTACAAATATAACAGTAAATTAAATAAGATCGTTAGCCAAATCCTCCCTGATTGTAATCATCAGATAGCTGAATATATACACAACACTTTCTAACAAAATTTTCAGTAAACGAGTCGAGAAATCATAAACTGTCACAATAGATTGGAAAACCAATGATTAAGACTCCAGATCCACGTAACATAAAGTGGTAAAGTTAATCATACTGAAAACGAAAAACACGAAAACATGAAAACGATAGATTCCGCCATTAAGTATGGGAATATATGAATGAAGCACATGTGAAACATAGAACGATTAACAGGAAGACATGAAGACTGAAGAGGAGAGACAATACCTTACCAGTTATCAGTCGGAGAGGGAGGGGCGGAGAAGGGAGTTTCGCACCAGAGATTTGTGTGTAAAATTGAAGAAGTTTGAGAACGAGAGATTTTGTTCCATTTACTTAGATGGCCCtttcatttctttacttttctaaTTCTTCCCCTTTAGTTATTTTTTTTCTCAACTTTTCAAGTCTCGtttattattattagttttttttttttttaatgtggaCTATATAAAAGGGAGCGTTTAGTAGGAGGTATTGGACGATGTggacaaaacaaaaaaacattagAGGCTTCGGCAAAAATAGTTGATAACGGGTAGCTTATAGTGGGTAGCAAGTAGCTTCTAGGTGATAGCGTTTTGTTGAACGCTATGTAAAGCAACATttggatttggagcgttttgtaTAAACTAAACGTTAAAAGTTTTTAATGTCAAATGAGACTTTCTGTTTAAAACGAAGCGTTTTATCAAACGCTAAAAGCTAGAAACTCTAAAACGTTTCGTGCCAAATATGCTCTAGATGTCGTTTAGCATGCTTGGAACATGAACAAAATCACTTTTTGATCAAATCATATATGACAATTTGTTAAAAATGTAGTCCCACCTAAAATAATGGAGgaacaaaataaataattacaaaaaAACCCCTTAGCCTTGATGTTTCCTATTTTTTCCCTCTAGGCCACAGagattgttttctttattttaacatgattttttttCCCACAAACATTGACTTCACCTATTTTTGTTTTCCACAAACATTCACCATCTTTTTATTCTATTGAGTCTGTCTCTCTTGGGAATCACGAATAAGTCTTGCAcctgtttgtgtttgtgttttttttttttttttttttttgagaaaaatgaTCCATTATTTTTTCATGAAATTCTCAGATCCCATGTTCCGAGTATCGTTTCTTGAAAAAAAACAATCCATAGTTCCGGTTTTAGGAGATCAAATGTTCATCTAAAACACCATGTGCTACGTTCATTATTCATGCCCAAAATCGTTAAAAGGAAAAC containing:
- the LOC111900242 gene encoding tubulin-folding cofactor E — encoded protein: MEKPTQQCEFKIGQRVHWAGDSQRIGTVKYVGPVEGYSGDWIGIDWDNRDGGKHDGSVNGVRYFIAQFPKSASFARPHNLSTGVSLLQALEIRYRTTSTKEEEDEMYVFSATNKRVNVQLLGKEKIQDILGRFEELPGASLSYLGVSSSGDPLQIRNTLPNLKELDLTGNLLSDWQDVDGICSGLPGLTGLNLTNNVMSHDVIAISHLKSLRILVLNNTTINWSQIEVLKDSLQVIEELHLMGNKLREITPTSSNIVEGFHSLRLLNLEDNHIADWGEILKLSQLKCLEQLQLNKNNIERIWYPSATDEPDKPFQNLHCLLIGGNKIQETSSIDALNSYPGLEDIRCSDNPVTDPSRGGIARFVLIARLAKVNILNGSEITPRERKDSEIRYVRLVMSKVHQNLEEMKALHPRFTELKAFHGIEDERPSNGPTGPQKMASGLIAITLKCVGPSIAEKPPLTKKLPATTTVGKLKTLCETFFKLKYIKPRFYLQEAGSPMPILLDDDMESLNDAGVCNQSTILIDE